The Malus domestica chromosome 10, GDT2T_hap1 genome contains a region encoding:
- the LOC103445928 gene encoding ALA-interacting subunit 3-like: MSSNTAPSSSGGAGSADATSTRRHSKRPKYSRFTQQELPACKPILTPRWVISAFLLVSAVFIPIGVVSLFASRDVVEIIDRYETDCIPTPSRDDKVRFIQGPGVKTCNRTLRVSKHMKQPIYVYYQLDNFYQNHRRYVKSRSDQQLKDSKSESEIDACKPEDKANGLPIVPCGLIAWSLFNDTYTFSRNSQQLTVNKKDISWKSDREHKFGKNVFPKNFQNGTLKGGKSLDTSKPLSEQEDLIVWMRTAALPTFRKLYGKIEVDLKENDTIEVTLENNYNTYSFNGKKKLVLSTTSWIGGRNDFLGIAYLTVGGLCFFLAMAFTVVYLVKPRQLGDPSYLSWNRNPGGH, translated from the exons ATGAGTTCCAATACGGCGCCGTCTAGCTCAGGAGGCGCCGGATCTGCGGATGCAACGTCTACCAGGAGGCATTCCAAGCGACCTAAAT ATTCAAGATTTACTCAGCAGGAACTTCCAGCGTGCAAGCCAATTCTCACGCCACGATGG GTGATCTCAGCATTCCTGCTCGTAAGCGCTGTCTTCATTCCCATCGGAGTTGTTTCCCTCTTTGCTTCTCGAGAT GTTGTTGAAATTATTGATCGGTATGAAACTGATTGCATACCAACACCCTCTAGAGATGATAAGGTCAGGTTCATACAAGGGCCTGGAGTAAAAACATGCAACAGAACTCTAAGG GTATCAAAGCATATGAAGCAgcctatatatgtatattaccaGCTTGACAATTTCTACCAGAATCATCGCAG ATATGTTAAGAGTCGAAGTGATCAACAGTTGAAAGATTCAAAGTCTGAGAGTGAAATAGATGCCTGTAAGCCTGAAGATAAGGCAAATGGTCTACCTATTGTACCTTGTGGTCTTATTGCTTGGAGTTTGTTCAACGACACCTATACTTTTTCCCGCAATAGCCAGCAGTTGACGGTGAACAAGAAGGATATCTCGTGGAAGAGTGATAGGGAGCACAAATTTGGCAAAAATGTCTTTCCAAAGAACTTTCAGAATGGAACTCTTAAAGGTGGCAAGTCTCTGGATACCTCTAAACCA TTAAGTGAGCAAGAGGACCTTATTGTTTGGATGAGAACTGCTGCACTACCGACATTTAGAAAGCTGTACGGGAAGATAGAGGTAGATCTGAAAGAAAATGATACGATAGAAGTGACACTGGAGAACAATTACAACACATACAGTTTTAATGGAAAAAAGAAGCTTGTGCTCTCGACCACCAGTTGGATTGGTGGCAGGAATGACTTCCTTGGCATTGCTTATCTCACTGTTGGAGGGTTGTGCTTCTTTCTGGCCATGGCTTTCACTGTTGTGTATCTTGTTAAGCCAAG
- the LOC114827709 gene encoding succinate-semialdehyde dehydrogenase, mitochondrial-like, with amino-acid sequence MTFRASSMAGRSFKFLSHLPYMHAPTPLSRQISMDAKSFVSQLNGAGLLRSQGLIGGRWSDAYDGNTIKVHNPATGEVITTVPCMGQKETNDAISSAYGAFSSWSNLTASERSKYLRKWYDLIISHKEELGQLITLEQGKPLKEAIGEVNYGAAFIEFYAEEAKRVYGDIIPATLADRRLFVLKQPVGVVGAVSPWNFPLAMITRKVGPALACGCTVVIKPSEYTPLTALAAAELALQAGIPPGVVNVVMGNASEIGDALLASPQVRKITFTGSTAVGKKLMAGAAGTVKRVSLELGGNAPCIVFDDADLDVAVKGTLAAKFRNSGQTCVCANRIIVQEGIYEKFMDAFVKAVQNLQVGDGFSEGVVQGPLINEAAVQKVESFVQDALSKGAQVVLGAKRHSLGMTFYEPTVLRDVKSDMLISREEVFGPVAPLLRFKTEEEAIRIANDTNAGLAAYIFTNSIQRSWRVSEALEYGLVGVNEGLVSTEVAPFGGVKQSGLGREGSKYGMDEYLEVKYVCMGNMSSN; translated from the exons ATGACCTTCAGAGCGTCATCCATGGCAGGTCGATCCTTTAAGTTCCTCTCACATTTGCCTTACATGCACGCCCCAACTCCCCTCTCTCGCCAG ATTAGCATGGACGCAAAAAGCTTCGTTTCTCAGCTTAATGGTGCTGGTCTATTACGTAGCCAGGGCCTTATTGGGGGGAGATGGTCTGATGCATACGATGGGAACACTATAAAG GTTCACAACCCAGCAACCGGCGAAGTTATAACAACTGTTCCATGCATGGGTCAAAAGGAGACAAATGATGCAATATCTTCAGCCTATGGTGCATTTAGTT CTTGGAGCAACCTCACTGCTTCTGAAAGGAGCAAATATCTAAGGAAATG GTATGATCTGATAATATCCCACAAAGAAGAGCTTGGACAACTCATTACCTTGGAGCAAGGGAAACCTCTAAAAGAAGCGATTGGTGAG GTGAACTACGGGGCTGCGTTTATTGAGTTCTATGCTGAGGAGGCAAAACGTGTATATGGTGATATAATTCCTGCTACTCTTGCTGATCGACGGTTGTTTGTTCTGAAGCAG CCTGTAGGTGTTGTTGGTGCAGTTAGTCCCTGGAACTTCCCATTGGCTATGATTACCCGCAAG GTTGGTCCTGCTCTTGCATGTGGCTGCACAGTAGTCATAAAACCATCTGAATATACTCCCCTCACAGCTTTAGCAGCAGCTGAGCTCGCCCTTCAGGCTGGAATACCACCG GGTGTGGTGAATGTGGTTATGGGGAATGCTTCTGAAATTGGGGATGCTTTACTTGCAAGTCCACAG GTAAGAAAGATCACTTTCACAGGCTCAACAGCAGTTGGAAAGAAGTTGATGGCCGGTGCAGCTGGGACTGTTAAAAGG GTATCTCTTGAACTTGGTGGCAATGCACCTTGCATAGTCTTTGATGATGCCGACCTGGATGTAGCAGTAAAAGGAACT CTTGCAGCAAAGTTCCGTAATAGTGGACAGACATGTGTTTGTGCAAACAGGATTATCGTACAGGAAG GTATCTATGAGAAATTTATGGATGCTTTTGTGAAAGCTGTCCAGAATCTGCAAGTTGGGGATGGCTTCAGTGAAGGTGTGGTCCAG GGCCCTTTAATAAATGAAGCAGCAGTACAAAAg GTCGAATCATTTGTTCAAGATGCTTTATCAAAG GGAGCACAAGTTGTTCTTGGAGCCAAGAGGCATAGCCTTGGAATGACTTTTTATGAGCCTACAGTTCTCAGAGATGTCAAGAGTGATATGCTAATATCAAG AGAGGAAGTATTTGGGCCTGTGGCACCCCTTTTGCGTTTCAAAACTGAGGAGGAGGCTATCCGCATCGCTAATGACACCAACGCAG GGTTAGCTGCTTACATATTTACAAATAGCATTCAACGTTCGTGGCGTGTCTCTGAAGCACTTGAATATGGACTTGTTGGTGTCAATGAAGGCCTAGTTTCGACAGAG GTGGCTCCCTTTGGAGGTGTCAAACAATCTGGTCTTGGACGAGAAGGTTCCAAGTATGGGATGGATGAATATTTGGAA GTTAAATACGTGTGCATGGGGAATATGAGCAGTAACTGA
- the LOC103419799 gene encoding myb family transcription factor IPN2-like codes for MFQHQHQHHKKPSTMTSHDRPMCVQGDSGLVLTTDPKPRLRWTVELHERFVDAVTQLGGPDKATPKTIMRVMGVKGLTLYHLKSHLQKFRLGKQPHKEFNDHSIKDHASPLDLQRNSASSSAIIGRSMNEMQMEVQRRLHEQLEVQKHLQLRIEAQGKYMQSILEKACQTLAGENSMAAAAAGSYKGNIGNQGVNPTDMGALKDFNSSLNFPSFQDLNIYGGDHLDLQQNLDRPPLDHSFMPTNDNNICLGSKKRPSPYSGSGKSPLLWSDDLRLQDLGTAASCLGPQDDPFKSSDSIQIAPPSIERGSEIDSISDIYESKPMLQGDDKKFDSANTLERPSPRRAPLGSDRMNPMINSGIRQGRNSPFGSAQNQY; via the exons atgTTCCAACACCAACACCAACACCACAAGAAGCCATCAACTATGACTTCCCATGACAGACCCATGTGTGTCCAAGGGGACTCTGGCCTTGTCCTCACCACTGACCCTAAGCCTCGTCTCCGATGGACTGTCGAGCTCCATGAACGCTTTGTCGATGCTGTCACTCAGCTTGGAGGACCAGACA AGGCTACACCTAAAACTATCATGAGGGTTATGGGTGTGAAGGGTCTTACACTTTATCACCTCAAGAGCCACCTCCAG AAATTTAGGCTTGGAAAGCAACCTCACAAGGAATTCAATGACCACTCAATCAAGGATCATG CATCTCCACTGGATCTCCAACGAAATAGTGCATCTTCTTCTGCCATAATAGGCCGCAGTATGAAtga GATGCAAATGGAGGTGCAGAGAAGACTGCATGAACAATTGGAG gTCCAGAAACACCTTCAGTTGAGAATCGAGGCTCAGGGAAAGTACATGCAAAGCATATTAGAGAAAGCCTGCCAAACACTTGCTGGTGAGAACAGTATGGCAGCTGCTGCTGCAGGAAGTTACAAGGGTAATATTGGAAACCAAGGTGTCAACCCTACTGACATGGGAGCGTTGAAAGATTTCAATTCTTCTCTCAACTTTCCATCTTTTCAAGACCTTAACATATATGGAGGAGACCACCTCGATCTTCAACAAAACTTGGACAGGCCACCTCTTGATCACAGTTTCATGCCGACTAACGATAACAACATTTGCTTGGGATCAAAGAAAAGGCCTAGCCCTTATAGTGGTAGCGGCAAGAGCCCTTTGCTTTGGTCTGACGATCTCCGGCTTCAAGACTTGGGAACAGCCGCGTCATGTCTTGGACCTCAGGATGATCCTTTCAAATCATCAGATTCAATTCAAATTGCTCCGCCATCTATCGAGAGAGGCTCAGAGATCGATTCTATTTCAGACATTTACGAATCCAAGCCAATGTTACAAGGAGATGACAAGAAGTTTGATTCAGCAAATACACTCGAAAGGCCTTCGCCACGGAGAGCACCACTAGGCTCGGACAGGATGAACCCCATGATTAACAGTGGTATTCGACAAGGAAGAAATTCACCTTTCGGGTCAGCCCAAAATCAATATTAA
- the LOC114827710 gene encoding uncharacterized protein: MASKARKKQIWCPQPLTPLMEGPDPEMQEEGGKKESSWEVIREWFRAQKGGPPSPGTNLSASGYGSGGTIPAKGQDLRLLLGVLGCPLAPIPQTNDPIDHHLLHIKDIPFETSIAHYIIQQYLAATGCLKQQKCNKNMYASGSVKMVCCETEVSAGRNVKTLGTRSGENGCFVLWQMLPGMWSLELVVGGIKVVAGSDGKTVWRHTPWLGTHAAKGPQRPLRRLIQGLDPKSTASLFAKAQCLGEKRIGDDDCFVLKVSADRAAVMERSEGPAEVIRHALYGYFCQKSGLLIYLEDSHLTRVETPESETVYWETTIGSSIADYRDVDGVLIAHQGRSIATVFRCGEVSMEYTRTRMEEAWSIDDVVFNVPGLSMDYFIAPADVFDSTLPSP, translated from the exons ATGGCTTCTAAAGCAAGGAAGAAGCAGATATGGTGTCCACAGCCACTGACGCCACTCATGGAAGGGCCAGACCCGGAAATGCAAGAGGAAGGTGGGAAAAAGGAGAGCTCTTGGGAAGTCATTCGTGAATGGTTTAGGGCACAAAAGGGTGGTCCTCCTAGTCCCGGGACTAATTTGTCAGCCTCGGGATATGGCAGTGGTGGTACTATTCCAGCCAAAGGACAAGACTTGAGGCTCTTGCTTGGTGTTTTAGGCTGTCCTCTTGCTCCAATCCCGCAAACCAATGACCCAATTGATCATCACCTCCTTCACATTAAAGACATCCCATTT GAAACTTCTATAGCGCATTACATTATACAGCAGTATTTGGCAGCCACGGGGTGCTTGAAGCAACAGAAGTGTAACAAAAACATGTATGCAAGTGGGAGCGTGAAGATGGTTTGCTGTGAAACGGAGGTTTCTGCAGGAAGAAATGTGAAGACTTTGGGAACAAGAAGTGGGGAAAACGGGTGCTTTGTTCTTTGGCAAATGTTGCCTGGAATGTGGTCTTTGGAGTTGGTCGTTGGAGGCATCAAGGTGGTGGCTGGTAGTGATGGCAAGACGGTTTGGAGGCACACCCCTTGGCTGGGTACTCATGCAGCCAAAGGCCCCCAGCGCCCGTTGCGCCGCCTCATACAG GGCCTAGATCCGAAAAGCACAGCAAGCTTGTTCGCCAAGGCACAGTGCTTGGGAGAGAAAAGAATCGGAGACGATGATTGCTTTGTACTAAAAGTCTCTGCCGATCGAGCGGCTGTGATGGAAAGAAGTGAGGGTCCTGCAGAGGTGATCCGACATGCGTTGTATGGATATTTTTGCCAAAAGAGTGGCCTCCTCATTTATTTAGAGGACTCACACCTCACCAGAGTTGAAACCCCAGAAAGTGAAACTGTGTACTGGGAGACCACCATAGGAAGCAGCATTGCTGACTATAGGGATGTCGATGGTGTGCTCATTGCTCATCAGGGCCGCTCAATCGCCACAGTTTTCCGGTGTGGTGAGGTGTCGATGGAGTACACAAGGACTAGGATGGAAGAAGCTTGGAGCATTGATGATGTTGTGTTTAATGTACCAGGGCTTTCCATGGACTATTTCATTGCTCCTGCCGATGTATTTGATAGTACTCTACCATCACCATGA